A genomic stretch from Mycobacterium malmoense includes:
- the ftsX gene encoding permease-like cell division protein FtsX, whose product MRFGFLFNEVLTGLRRNVTMTAAMILTTAISIGLFGGGLLVVRLADNSRAIYLDRVETQVFLAEDVSANDPSCSANPCKALREKIEGREDVKSVRFLNRQDAYEDAIRKFPQYKDVAGKDSFPASFIVKLNNPEQHKDFDSAMQGQPGVLSVLNQKDLIDRLFAVLNGLSNAAFAVALVQAIGAILLIANMVQVAAYTRRTEIGIMRLVGASRWYTQLPFLVEAMVAASVGVAIAIAGLILVRALFLDNALNQFYQANLIARVDYADILYIAPWLILLGVSMAGLTAYATLRLYIRR is encoded by the coding sequence GTGCGCTTCGGCTTCCTGTTCAACGAGGTCCTGACCGGCCTTCGCCGCAACGTCACCATGACGGCCGCGATGATCCTGACGACGGCGATTTCGATCGGCCTGTTCGGCGGCGGCCTGCTGGTGGTTCGGCTGGCCGACAACTCGCGGGCCATCTACCTCGACCGCGTCGAAACCCAGGTCTTCCTCGCCGAAGACGTCTCCGCCAACGACCCGTCCTGCAGCGCCAACCCATGCAAGGCGCTGCGGGAAAAGATCGAGGGGCGCGAAGACGTCAAATCGGTGCGGTTCTTGAACCGTCAAGACGCCTACGAGGACGCGATCCGGAAGTTCCCGCAGTACAAGGACGTCGCCGGCAAGGATTCGTTTCCCGCGTCGTTCATCGTCAAGCTGAATAATCCCGAGCAGCACAAGGACTTTGACTCCGCGATGCAGGGACAGCCCGGGGTGCTTTCCGTGCTCAACCAGAAAGACCTGATCGACCGGCTGTTCGCGGTCCTGAACGGCTTGAGCAACGCCGCGTTCGCCGTCGCGCTGGTGCAGGCTATCGGCGCAATTCTGTTGATTGCCAACATGGTCCAGGTCGCGGCGTACACGCGGCGCACGGAAATCGGGATCATGCGACTAGTCGGGGCCAGCCGCTGGTATACCCAGCTGCCCTTCCTGGTGGAAGCGATGGTCGCCGCGTCCGTCGGCGTGGCCATCGCCATTGCCGGCTTGATTCTGGTGCGCGCGTTGTTCTTGGACAACGCGCTGAACCAGTTCTACCAAGCCAATTTGATCGCGCGGGTCGACTACGCCGACATCCTTTACATCGCGCCCTGGCTGATTCTGCTCGGCGTGTCGATGGCAGGGTTGACCGCCTACGCAACGTTGCGCCTCTACATCCGGCGGTAG
- the smpB gene encoding SsrA-binding protein SmpB — protein sequence MVKDSGRTKAAGGKRGSKQIIATNRKARHNYSIIELFEAGVALVGTEVKSLREGQASLADAFATVDDGEVWLQNMHIPEYQHGSWTNHDPRRKRKLLLHRRQIDTLIGKIRDGNLALVPLSLYFSEGKVKVELALARGKRAHDKRQDMARRDAQREVLRELGRRAKGMN from the coding sequence GTGGTCAAGGACTCCGGCCGGACCAAGGCGGCGGGCGGCAAGCGTGGCAGCAAACAGATTATCGCCACCAATCGCAAAGCGCGGCATAACTATTCGATTATCGAACTGTTCGAGGCCGGAGTGGCTTTAGTCGGCACCGAGGTGAAGAGCCTGCGCGAGGGGCAGGCGTCGCTGGCCGACGCGTTCGCAACCGTCGACGACGGCGAAGTGTGGCTGCAAAACATGCACATTCCGGAGTATCAGCATGGTAGCTGGACCAACCATGACCCCCGCCGCAAGCGAAAGTTGTTGCTACACAGGCGACAGATCGACACCCTGATCGGAAAGATTCGGGATGGTAACCTCGCGCTGGTGCCGTTGTCATTGTATTTCTCCGAGGGCAAGGTCAAGGTCGAGCTCGCGTTGGCGCGAGGCAAGCGAGCACACGATAAACGTCAGGACATGGCCCGCCGGGACGCCCAGCGCGAAGTGCTTCGCGAACTGGGCCGCCGAGCCAAGGGCATGAACTGA
- a CDS encoding EamA family transporter, with protein sequence MMLVAYPLETVVLGVLAVAVGGPIQSGAVFWGCLYGVGMAFGMWAFFAALGAGPISVVSPLAAVLNAAVPVAVGVALGERPGQAASVGVALALVAVMLVSREATVKGATPYRFTPKVAWLTVVAGSAMGLNLVFLHQAPHACKLWPLVFARLSATAVVLVMAAASKNMRLPHGQPLKLALAVALLDICANVTMLVALHTWLLSLASILISLYPAATVVLAMVVLRERLSRWQGVGMVMAMGSVAMIAAG encoded by the coding sequence GTGATGCTCGTGGCCTACCCGCTCGAGACGGTGGTGCTAGGTGTGCTGGCCGTGGCCGTGGGCGGGCCGATCCAGTCCGGCGCGGTCTTTTGGGGCTGTCTGTACGGCGTCGGCATGGCGTTCGGCATGTGGGCGTTCTTCGCGGCGCTGGGTGCCGGGCCGATCTCGGTGGTTTCGCCGCTGGCGGCCGTGCTCAATGCCGCGGTGCCCGTGGCGGTCGGTGTGGCACTGGGCGAGCGGCCGGGCCAAGCGGCCTCGGTCGGCGTCGCGCTGGCCCTGGTCGCGGTGATGCTTGTCAGCCGCGAGGCGACGGTCAAGGGCGCCACGCCGTATCGGTTCACCCCGAAGGTGGCCTGGCTCACGGTCGTGGCGGGGTCGGCGATGGGGCTGAACCTGGTGTTCCTTCATCAGGCGCCACACGCCTGCAAACTCTGGCCGCTGGTGTTCGCCCGGCTGTCCGCCACCGCGGTGGTGCTGGTGATGGCCGCGGCGAGCAAGAACATGCGGCTGCCACACGGACAGCCGCTGAAGCTGGCGCTGGCCGTGGCCCTGCTGGACATCTGCGCCAACGTGACCATGTTGGTGGCGTTGCACACCTGGCTGCTCTCCTTGGCCAGCATCTTGATCTCGCTGTATCCGGCCGCGACGGTCGTGTTGGCGATGGTGGTGCTGCGCGAGCGGCTGAGTCGCTGGCAGGGGGTCGGCATGGTGATGGCCATGGGTTCTGTGGCGATGATCGCCGCCGGCTGA
- a CDS encoding maleylpyruvate isomerase family mycothiol-dependent enzyme, with product MTKSARPVTELDKSEVLTGLFAVWDSIDALLDGLPETGWRAATPLPEWDVKAVVSHIIGTESFLAGIAAPEPDTDVSALGHVHNDVGAMNECWVRHLSGESGTSVLERFRAVTKSRRAVLTGLSGEEWNALTPTPVGPDSYGRFMRVRVFDCWMHEQDMREALPRPSSDDELDGAASRLALDEIAATMGYVVGKLAKAPDGSRVLFELTGPLARSVRVSVDGRAHLVDDFGGLEPTVTIRLDGLQFTRLAGGRPMSPARARDVELGGDKGVATRIVKHLNFVI from the coding sequence GTGACCAAATCGGCGCGTCCCGTCACCGAACTCGACAAGTCCGAGGTGCTGACGGGCCTTTTTGCGGTGTGGGACTCCATCGACGCGTTGCTCGACGGGCTGCCCGAGACCGGCTGGCGGGCGGCGACGCCGCTGCCCGAGTGGGACGTGAAGGCCGTGGTCTCCCACATCATCGGGACCGAGTCGTTCCTGGCCGGCATCGCCGCACCGGAGCCCGACACGGACGTTTCGGCGCTCGGCCATGTGCACAACGACGTCGGAGCGATGAACGAGTGCTGGGTTCGCCACCTCAGCGGGGAATCGGGCACCAGCGTCCTTGAGCGGTTTCGCGCGGTCACCAAGAGTCGCCGCGCGGTCCTGACGGGCCTGTCCGGGGAGGAGTGGAACGCGCTGACGCCCACGCCCGTGGGCCCCGACAGCTACGGGCGGTTCATGCGGGTCCGCGTGTTCGACTGCTGGATGCACGAGCAAGACATGCGCGAGGCGTTGCCGCGGCCGTCGTCCGACGACGAACTCGACGGGGCCGCATCGCGACTGGCGCTCGACGAGATCGCGGCCACGATGGGGTACGTCGTGGGCAAGCTCGCCAAGGCGCCCGACGGTTCACGCGTCCTGTTCGAGCTGACCGGCCCGCTGGCCCGCAGCGTCCGCGTCAGCGTCGACGGCCGCGCTCACCTGGTCGACGACTTCGGTGGGCTGGAACCCACGGTGACGATCCGGCTCGACGGGCTGCAGTTCACCAGGCTGGCCGGTGGCCGTCCCATGAGCCCCGCCCGCGCCCGCGACGTCGAACTGGGCGGTGACAAAGG